The following proteins are encoded in a genomic region of Primulina huaijiensis isolate GDHJ02 chromosome 3, ASM1229523v2, whole genome shotgun sequence:
- the LOC140972154 gene encoding uncharacterized protein gives MLASMSNELQRRFEEAVNTADIYGHLQELYCEQTCPLRHTTVKELMTSRLQNAASVHEHGVRMIGLVEKSVGLNLVIPNKLSMDILLLSLSSLFDGFVVKFNMNKLEDSLEELVNMLTSYEATIKKEKHVFLVGSSSRTKKWPKGKGKKHFPPSNKNKPSKK, from the coding sequence atgttggcttctatgtcaaaCGAGTTGCAGAGGCGGTTTGAAGAAGCTGTGAATACTGCTGACATTTACGGTCACCTACAAGAGTTGTACTGTGAACAAACATGTCCGCTAAGACACACTACTGTCAAAGAGCTCATGACATCACGCTTGCAAAATgcggcctcggtccatgagcatggtgtgaggatgattgggctcgttgAGAAATCAGTAGGCTTGAACCTTGTTATCCCCAATAAATTGTCCATGGACATTCTGCTGTTGTCACTGTCATCATTGTTTGATGGGTTTGTGGTGAAATTCAATATGAACAAGTTGGAGgatagccttgaagagttggtcaacatGCTTACAAGTTATGAAGCTaccatcaagaaagaaaaacatGTTTTCTTAGTGGGCTCTTCGTCTAGGACAAAGAAATGGCCAAAAGGAAAGGGAAAGAAACATTTTCCTCCTTCCAATAAGAACAAACCTAGTAAGAAGTAG